The segment AGATGTAGAAATGTTAATAGATGGGTTTCCTAACATAATTTCTAATGGTTTTTTAACTGCCTCAATAGGCAAAAATGGTTCATCTGCCTGAATATTTACAACTATATCAATTTTTTCCTTAATTTTTCCAATTGCTTCTGCAACTCTATCGCTTCCTGTTCTACAATTTTCTGATGTCCAAATGACTTCATATTTAAATTTTTCACATTCTTCCTGGACTTTCCTACTTTCTGTTGCAATATATATTTTGTCAAAAATACCAACTATTTTCGCCCTTTCATAAACCCTCTGTAACATTGTTTTTTCACCAATTTTATAAAGGACCTTACCAGGCAATCTTTCTGAACCATATCTTGCAGGTATTACACAAATTATTCTTTTTCTCATTTTTCTATTTTAATGTATTCGGAATTTAAATTTTTTTCAAAAAATTTTTCAAGTTCTTCACTGGTTACAACTGCTGTTCCTAATTTACCAACAACAATACCACCTGCCAAATTTGCAATTATTGAAGAAATAACTTCATCTTTTGTCTGGCTAAAAGTTAGGGTAAAAGAGGCAATAACTGTATCCCCTGCTCCTGTTACATCATATACTTCTTTTGCGACAGATGGAATATGAAAGATATTATTTTTTCTATCAAATAAAATCATTCCCTGTTTTCCAAGAGTAATAATAAGAATTTCACTTTTAAGTTTCTTTTTTATTTTCTTTCCTAATTTTATTATTTCGTTTTTACTTTCAGGGTTGTTTTCTTTCATTCCTTCTGCTGCTTCTTTTTTGTTTGGAGTTAAACAGGTAACATTTTTATAATAAGTAAAGTGCTGAATTTTTGGGTCAATACATAGAATAATTCCTCTTTTCTTTTTAATATCAATAAGGTAATTTATCAATTTTTTTGTAATAATTCCTTTTCCATAATCAGAAACAATTATTCCATCAATTTTATTATTTACGATTTCATCAATTTTTCCAATAATTTGTTTTACTTCTTTATCAGATATTTCTTTTCTTTTTTCTCTATCTATTCTCACAATTTGCTGGTCTCTGCCAATTATTCTTGTTTTGGTAATTGTAGAAGAAAGGGACCTTTTAAGAAAGAATGTTTCAATTCCCTTTTCTTTTATTATATGAGTTAAAATTTCACCATTTGTATCTTTACCAATTCCGCCTATCAAAAACACATTTCCACCAAGTGATTTTATATTTAGAGCAACATTTCCTGCTCCCCCAGCAGTGAAACTTTCTTCTTTTACTTCAACCACAGGAACAGGTGCTTCTGGAGAAATTCTTGAAACATCACCATAAATATAATTATCAAGAATAACATCTCCAACAACAAGTATATTTTTCCTCTGTGATTTTTCAAGTACTTCTTTTAACTTTTTCTGA is part of the bacterium genome and harbors:
- the kdsB gene encoding 3-deoxy-manno-octulosonate cytidylyltransferase; translated protein: MRKRIICVIPARYGSERLPGKVLYKIGEKTMLQRVYERAKIVGIFDKIYIATESRKVQEECEKFKYEVIWTSENCRTGSDRVAEAIGKIKEKIDIVVNIQADEPFLPIEAVKKPLEIMLGNPSINISTSVTKIREKEDLYNPNVVKVVLDKENNALYFSRSLIPYPRIYFNPDKLYSSKKVVFYKHIGVYIFRKVFLEKFAKMETTFLESIEKLEQLRIIENGYKIKTAIVKKDSPCVDTIGDIEKLKM
- the rfaE1 gene encoding D-glycero-beta-D-manno-heptose-7-phosphate kinase, giving the protein MEKEKLSRFLSQKKLKEVLEKSQRKNILVVGDVILDNYIYGDVSRISPEAPVPVVEVKEESFTAGGAGNVALNIKSLGGNVFLIGGIGKDTNGEILTHIIKEKGIETFFLKRSLSSTITKTRIIGRDQQIVRIDREKRKEISDKEVKQIIGKIDEIVNNKIDGIIVSDYGKGIITKKLINYLIDIKKKRGIILCIDPKIQHFTYYKNVTCLTPNKKEAAEGMKENNPESKNEIIKLGKKIKKKLKSEILIITLGKQGMILFDRKNNIFHIPSVAKEVYDVTGAGDTVIASFTLTFSQTKDEVISSIIANLAGGIVVGKLGTAVVTSEELEKFFEKNLNSEYIKIEK